A section of the Suncus etruscus isolate mSunEtr1 chromosome X, mSunEtr1.pri.cur, whole genome shotgun sequence genome encodes:
- the ZCCHC12 gene encoding zinc finger CCHC domain-containing protein 12: MMASIIARMRNSRRQNVPLAPWAHSMLRSLRCSLRPLIAKMAERNMKLFSGQVVPEKGEETFENWLTQVNEALPEWNMSEAEKLKRLTKTLRGPAREVMRLLQAANPNLSVADFLRGMKLVFGDPESSDTTQGSLLNTLQGQGEKTSLYVIRLEVQLQNAIQVGVVAEKDANHTRLQQLLLGADLSRDLRFRLNHLLIHVDEQDRLPDFLELIRMIKEEEDWDESLVKCKQAKKALEREASPEAFEGSSPLVIGSADCEVIEIEDSLEEDSDEDVILVESQDTPLLFSGSPSPRCKPRPQEEVLIIDSPNSSPPRSPSTSGGAQFKMNNSGETRRARKRKYTFFCPYCGDEGHSKETCDAESDRTHTFENLIITLQDFTHMEGEGAGEVSGFLDDPYELFEILNPLL, from the coding sequence ATGATGGCTAGCATCATAGCTCGGATGAGGAATAGCCGTAGGCAGAATGTCCCCTTGGCGCCTTGGGCCCATTCCATGCTGAGGTCCTTGAGGTGCAGTCTCCGCCCTTTAATAGCCAAAATGGCCGAGAGAAACATGAAGCTGTTTTCTGGGCAGGTGGTGCCAGAGAAGGGGGAGGAGACCTTTGAAAACTGGCTGACCCAAGTCAACGAGGCCCTGCCAGAATGGAATATGTCCGAGGCAGAAAAGCTTAAGCGTTTGACGAAAACCCTTAGGGGCCCTGCCCGAGAGGTCATGCGTTTGCTCCAGGCTGCCAACCCCAACCTTAGTGTGGCTGACTTCTTGCGAGGGATGAAATTGGTATTTGGGGATCCTGAAAGCAGCGATACTACCCAGGGGAGTTTGCTTAACACCCTGCAGGGCCAAGGGGAGAAGACATCCCTGTATGTGATCCGCTTAGAGGTGCAGCTCCAGAATGCAATTCAGGTGGGGGTCGTAGCTGAGAAAGATGCCAATCACACTCGCCTGCAGCAGCTCCTGTTAGGGGCTGATCTGAGTAGGGACCTGAGATTCCGGCTCAACCATCTTCTCATACACGTAGATGAGCAGGACCGCCTGCCCGATTTCCTGGAGTTAATTAGAATGATCAAGGAGGAGGAGGACTGGGATGAGTCTTTGGTGAAATGTAAGCAGGCCAAAAAAGCACTGGAGAGGGAGGCCAGCCCAGAGGCCTTTGAGGGCTCTTCACCCTTAGTGATTGGCAGCGCTGACTGTGAAGTGATAGAGATTGAGGACAGCCTCGAGGAGGACTCAGATGAGGATGTGATCCTGGTGGAGTCCCAGGACACCCCACTTTTATTCTCAGGTTCTCCTTCCCCCAGATGCAAGCCCAGACCTCAAGAAGAAGTACTAATCATTGATTCTCCTAACAGTTCCCCACCTCGATCTCCTTCCACTAGTGGAGGGGCTCAGTTTAAGATGAACAATTCTGGGGAGACACGTCGGGCTAGAAAGCGCAAATACACTTTCTTCTGTCCCTATTGTGGTGATGAGGGTCACTCTAAGGAGACCTGTGACGCTGAAAGTGACAGGACCCACACATTTGAGAATCTGATCATCACCCTGCAGGATTTCACACATATGGAgggagagggggccggagaggtctCTGGGTTTCTGGATGACCCTTATGAGCTGTTTGAGATCCTTAACCCTCTGCTGTAG